The genomic stretch TTGTTCATCCTGCGGGTCTCTGCCCGGGATAAGTTCAGAAACTAATGCCTGCGGATTTTCGAGGGTGGGTGTTCCTTTATTTTTCCCGCGTGTGATGAGCCGACGGTACGCTGGGGTTCGGTCGATCCTTAGACGACGATTCTGTATGCTCAACTCCAGAAAAATATGGGGTTTTATTTTTCCAGGGGGCACATGGGTAGAGCACAAAGAACCTGTATCTCGCCCTGAAGAGGGCATTCCGTACAGTGCATAACAGATAGCGTCGAGTACGGTCGTTTTTCCCGACCCGGTGGGACCATTAAGAAGAAAAATACCGGCTTCGTTGAGGGCATCAAAGTCTATGACCTCTCGCTTGGGGTAGGCCATGAATGCTTCAAATTCTAGGCGATGAAAAATCATGCTGACCTCCCGCTGCTGATAACCTCATCAACAATATGTTCAAGGGCTCGGGTTTCTGCCGCCTCCATCGGATGCGCCCGCACAGTAGCGTAGAATTCCTCGCACACATGCGCCGGGTTAGTGGTTTCGGTGATGCGCGGGCGAGTGTTTGCGCGCGGTTGTTGATGCAGAGGCTCAAAAACGAACGAGGCAATATTCTCATATCGTTTACGGAGCTCGTCGAGAGTACCTACCGGCTGCTTATCATCGCGCAGGATAATACGGCAAAAATACTCGGTTTCGTAGGGCGAGAATTCGTCGCTTTCCATCAGTTCATCGAAAGTTCCCGTCAGGGTCTTGAGGGGCAGCCGAGTGCGCCATTCATGGGATTCGACCTGCAGTTCCATGCCCCCGTCGCGTGCTGTGAGGTTCAGTAAATAGGCTCCGTTCTTATTAGCTTCTTCGCTGAAGGAAAAAGGTAGCGGCGAGCCGCTGTATCGTACACGATCCGTCACCGGGTAGCGGCGGTGAATATGTCCTAATGCCATGTAATCGAATCCCTCGAAGAGCGCAGCTGGCACCCAGTCCACGCCGCCTACGCTGATATTTCGTTCCGAAGAAGAACGCACAGATTCATTGAAGTCACCGTGCTCACTCACGGTGGCATGGGCCATGACAATGGTGAAATCTGCGGGGTTCTCCCCTGCGTTCCGTTTCTCATTGTCTTCTCGAATTCG from Rothia dentocariosa ATCC 17931 encodes the following:
- a CDS encoding metallophosphoesterase family protein → MKILHTSDWHLGRTFHRHSLHEWHQRFIDELIDYATAEKIDVLLISGDVYDSAHPSAETTELLGKTLDRLALAGIQVVLSAGNHDSARRLGYGAGTLARQGIYPVTTLKETFEPVELTRDDIRVRIYAVPYLNPRYYGRQLDVEPTHAAVLGEVCTRIREDNEKRNAGENPADFTIVMAHATVSEHGDFNESVRSSSERNISVGGVDWVPAALFEGFDYMALGHIHRRYPVTDRVRYSGSPLPFSFSEEANKNGAYLLNLTARDGGMELQVESHEWRTRLPLKTLTGTFDELMESDEFSPYETEYFCRIILRDDKQPVGTLDELRKRYENIASFVFEPLHQQPRANTRPRITETTNPAHVCEEFYATVRAHPMEAAETRALEHIVDEVISSGRSA